In Bacteroidota bacterium, a single window of DNA contains:
- a CDS encoding YigZ family protein: protein MLFESTYKIPVQAAESRLNVRGSKFYAYLFPISSEDDFKQHLGVIKQQYPDATHWCYAYILNIDKSNQRYNDDGEPANTAGRPILRQIQAFDLTNVLVIVVRYFGGKLLGVPGLIEAYSETAKLALEQTQIVEKQIEAYYKIEFDYVDEPMAWQLARQSQARIDEQVYNEKGCLIMAVPVNNTSQFEQIARELFMLQWVQIKIG from the coding sequence ATGTTATTTGAAAGCACTTACAAAATTCCGGTACAGGCTGCTGAATCAAGGCTCAATGTCAGAGGAAGTAAGTTTTATGCTTATCTTTTCCCCATATCAAGCGAAGACGATTTTAAACAACATTTAGGAGTCATCAAACAGCAATATCCCGATGCCACTCATTGGTGCTATGCATACATTCTTAATATTGATAAAAGCAATCAACGCTATAATGACGATGGCGAACCTGCCAACACAGCCGGCAGACCTATCTTGCGACAAATACAAGCATTTGATTTGACCAATGTGCTTGTCATTGTTGTCCGTTATTTTGGCGGAAAACTTTTAGGTGTGCCGGGACTTATTGAAGCCTATAGTGAAACGGCAAAACTTGCATTAGAACAAACGCAAATTGTTGAAAAACAAATAGAGGCATATTATAAAATAGAGTTTGATTATGTTGACGAGCCTATGGCTTGGCAGTTGGCGCGACAAAGTCAAGCGAGGATTGACGAACAAGTGTATAACGAGAAAGGCTGTTTGATAATGGCTGTCCCTGTAAATAATACTTCACAGTTTGAACAAATTGCACGAGAACTTTTTATGTTACAATGGGTGCAGATAAAGATTGGTTGA
- the ribD gene encoding bifunctional diaminohydroxyphosphoribosylaminopyrimidine deaminase/5-amino-6-(5-phosphoribosylamino)uracil reductase RibD, with translation MNVYSSAEQYMQRALDLSLKGLGNTLTNPLVGCVIVYENRIIGEGYHTKYGAAHAEVEAMQSVSENDRQFLSQSTLYVTLEPCCHFGKTPPCTDLIIENKIPHVVVAQLDPYEKVSGKGVERLKSAGVLVEVGVLQHQAAFANRRFLCNQTLKRPYIILKWAETIDGFIAGKSNGQKQISGSMAQLLVHRWRSEESAFLIGKNTLLNDSPLLNNRFWTGANPTRVVLGNADESYYNLPFFDLNIPTYLIGNKHKIGHVKNAELVEIETGNLGHVLAFLLQQGMSSVVVEGGRSVLDNFLQFGFWDEVRVLQSKNKYFNNGLQAPCLPEGNWENEDLSDDTLKILYKNVI, from the coding sequence GTGAATGTGTATAGCTCTGCTGAACAATACATGCAACGTGCCCTTGACCTTTCATTGAAAGGATTAGGGAATACGCTCACCAATCCTTTGGTGGGTTGTGTAATTGTTTATGAAAATAGAATCATTGGCGAAGGGTATCACACTAAATATGGAGCCGCACATGCCGAAGTGGAAGCAATGCAAAGTGTGTCAGAAAATGATCGACAATTTTTGAGTCAATCTACGCTCTATGTAACGCTGGAACCCTGTTGTCATTTTGGGAAAACACCTCCTTGCACGGATTTGATTATTGAAAATAAAATTCCACATGTAGTGGTGGCACAACTTGACCCCTATGAAAAAGTGAGCGGCAAAGGAGTGGAACGATTAAAGAGTGCTGGCGTATTGGTAGAAGTTGGTGTTTTGCAACATCAAGCGGCATTTGCAAATCGAAGGTTTTTATGCAATCAAACACTTAAAAGACCCTATATTATTCTCAAATGGGCAGAAACTATTGATGGGTTTATTGCCGGCAAATCAAATGGGCAGAAACAAATCAGCGGTTCCATGGCGCAACTGCTGGTACATAGATGGCGAAGTGAAGAATCCGCTTTTCTGATAGGGAAAAACACCCTTTTGAATGACAGCCCCTTGCTCAACAACCGCTTTTGGACAGGTGCAAACCCCACAAGGGTCGTGTTGGGGAATGCAGATGAATCCTATTATAATTTGCCTTTTTTTGATTTGAATATTCCAACCTATTTGATTGGAAATAAACATAAAATAGGGCATGTCAAAAATGCAGAACTTGTTGAAATAGAAACCGGTAATCTCGGTCATGTTCTTGCTTTTTTGTTACAACAAGGAATGAGTTCTGTTGTGGTAGAAGGCGGAAGGAGTGTTCTCGATAATTTTTTACAGTTCGGATTCTGGGATGAGGTGAGGGTGCTGCAATCCAAAAATAAATATTTTAACAACGGACTCCAAGCACCGTGTTTGCCCGAAGGAAATTGGGAGAATGAAGATTTATCTGACGATACATTGAAGATTTTGTATAAAAATGTTATTTGA
- the pyrE gene encoding orotate phosphoribosyltransferase translates to MIDKEISAKVAKYLLEVKAVKLSPDNPFTWTSGLLSPIYCDNRVTLSYPEVRTYIRDMFVKIIRDNFPEVECIAGIATAGIAQGALIAEAMRLPYVYIRPEPKKHGMKNSVEGYMKEGAKVVLIEDLVSTGKSSLAALENLRQSGGHALGLVSIFTYGFSDALDRFKQAGCPYIYLSNYAVLLEEAVKSGYVTSQNKVALESWSTDPVAWAATHQ, encoded by the coding sequence ATGATTGACAAAGAAATATCCGCAAAAGTAGCAAAATACTTGCTTGAAGTTAAAGCTGTAAAACTGAGTCCTGACAATCCTTTTACATGGACATCCGGCTTGCTTTCTCCCATTTATTGTGACAATAGAGTAACACTTTCATATCCCGAGGTTCGCACCTATATCCGCGATATGTTTGTCAAAATTATTCGCGATAATTTTCCTGAAGTGGAGTGTATTGCAGGGATAGCAACAGCAGGAATTGCACAAGGTGCTTTGATAGCAGAAGCAATGAGATTGCCGTATGTATATATCAGACCGGAACCCAAAAAACACGGTATGAAAAACTCAGTGGAAGGCTATATGAAAGAGGGTGCAAAAGTAGTGCTGATCGAAGATCTCGTTTCCACCGGAAAGAGCAGTCTGGCTGCTTTGGAAAATCTGCGACAAAGTGGTGGACACGCACTTGGGTTGGTTTCAATTTTTACTTACGGTTTCTCTGATGCTTTGGACCGATTTAAACAAGCAGGCTGTCCTTATATTTATTTGAGCAACTATGCAGTTTTGTTGGAAGAAGCTGTTAAATCAGGCTATGTAACTTCACAAAACAAAGTAGCACTTGAATCTTGGAGTACAGACCCTGTTGCATGGGCGGCTACTCATCAATAA
- a CDS encoding NUDIX domain-containing protein produces MSKQNYTIFINQCSITLVPVAQKINLNIPLAQFKNYVHQCLTKDNQYEAHYKLNISSPSKFIQLLIKEYKFIQAAGGIVEEDGQYLYIKRFDRWDLPKGKLEKGETIRNAAIREVEEECGVRNLRIIKELPCSYHIYLFQNQPALKETFWFLMQSTEKITNLLPQTEEGITDVQFADKDFLLQPDTRTYSSLKQLFM; encoded by the coding sequence ATGAGCAAACAAAATTATACTATTTTCATTAACCAATGTTCGATTACATTAGTTCCTGTAGCTCAAAAAATCAATCTTAATATCCCACTTGCTCAGTTCAAAAATTATGTTCATCAGTGTTTGACAAAAGACAATCAATATGAGGCACATTACAAGCTCAACATTAGTTCCCCAAGTAAATTTATTCAACTTTTAATCAAAGAGTATAAATTTATTCAAGCTGCCGGTGGGATTGTAGAAGAAGACGGTCAATACTTATACATCAAGCGTTTTGACAGATGGGATTTGCCCAAAGGCAAGTTAGAAAAAGGCGAAACAATAAGAAATGCTGCTATTAGAGAGGTTGAAGAAGAGTGCGGTGTGCGCAACTTGAGAATTATCAAGGAACTACCATGCAGCTATCATATCTATTTATTTCAAAATCAACCCGCATTGAAGGAAACATTCTGGTTTCTGATGCAATCCACAGAAAAAATTACGAACCTTCTCCCGCAAACGGAGGAAGGCATTACTGATGTACAATTTGCCGACAAAGACTTTTTATTGCAACCTGACACACGAACTTATTCGAGCCTAAAACAACTCTTTATGTAA
- the tyrS gene encoding tyrosine--tRNA ligase yields MSFVPKYNLVEELRWRGLVHDTFPETEKLLQTEQVSGYVGFDPTADSLHVGNLVAITLLRKLQKAGHKPVALVGGATGMIGDPSGKSSERNLLSKDLLQKNQAAIKKQLEKFLDFDSTSNAAQMVNNYDWFKDFSFLDFIRDVGKHISISYMMAKDSVKTRLETGISFTEFSYQLIQGYDFYYLYKNKGVKLQMGGSDQWGNITTGTELVRRMAGGEAFALTAPLLTKADGTKFGKSEAGNIWLDSQKTSPYSFYQFWLNVSDDDAEKLVKVFTEFTQDETLTLIEQHKQEPHLRLLQKTLAKEITTLVHSAEEYETAVRASQILFGNSDPKEILTLGEKTFLSAMDGVPTFEIAKDKLKSGLAVLELLAVETQIFPSKGEARKMIQAGAVSFNKEKWSEIEAIVDDNRLLFNKFLLVQKGKKNYYLVVVK; encoded by the coding sequence ATGTCTTTTGTTCCAAAATATAATCTTGTAGAGGAGTTGCGCTGGCGAGGACTGGTGCATGACACTTTCCCCGAAACTGAAAAATTATTACAAACCGAACAGGTAAGCGGCTATGTCGGTTTTGACCCTACGGCAGACAGTCTGCATGTAGGGAACTTGGTCGCTATTACTTTGTTGCGCAAATTGCAAAAGGCTGGACATAAACCCGTTGCACTTGTTGGTGGTGCAACCGGAATGATAGGAGACCCCTCAGGAAAATCTTCAGAGCGCAATTTGTTAAGCAAGGATTTACTGCAGAAAAACCAAGCTGCCATTAAAAAACAATTGGAGAAATTCTTAGATTTTGATTCTACATCCAATGCTGCCCAAATGGTGAATAATTATGATTGGTTCAAGGATTTTAGCTTTTTAGACTTTATCAGAGATGTGGGGAAACACATTTCTATAAGCTATATGATGGCAAAAGATTCGGTCAAAACTCGTTTAGAAACAGGTATTTCGTTTACTGAATTTTCTTACCAACTCATCCAAGGGTATGACTTTTATTATTTATACAAAAACAAAGGCGTAAAACTGCAAATGGGAGGGAGTGACCAATGGGGAAATATAACCACCGGAACTGAACTTGTCAGAAGGATGGCTGGTGGAGAGGCGTTTGCGCTCACGGCTCCTTTGTTGACAAAAGCAGATGGTACAAAATTCGGCAAATCCGAAGCGGGGAATATTTGGCTTGATTCCCAAAAAACAAGTCCATATTCTTTCTATCAATTCTGGCTGAATGTGAGCGATGATGATGCTGAAAAATTAGTTAAGGTTTTTACTGAATTTACCCAAGATGAAACGCTGACACTAATTGAACAACACAAACAAGAACCACATTTAAGATTGTTGCAGAAAACACTTGCTAAAGAAATAACTACGCTTGTACATTCTGCTGAAGAATATGAAACAGCAGTGAGAGCTTCGCAAATTTTATTTGGAAATTCAGACCCGAAAGAGATTTTAACGCTTGGAGAAAAAACTTTTTTGAGTGCAATGGATGGTGTTCCGACTTTTGAAATCGCTAAAGACAAATTAAAGTCAGGGCTTGCAGTGTTGGAATTGCTTGCTGTTGAAACTCAGATTTTCCCGTCTAAAGGTGAGGCAAGAAAGATGATACAAGCAGGCGCTGTCAGTTTTAACAAGGAAAAATGGAGTGAAATAGAAGCCATAGTTGATGATAACCGGCTCTTATTCAATAAGTTTTTGCTTGTACAAAAAGGCAAAAAGAACTACTATCTTGTAGTTGTGAAATAA
- a CDS encoding quinone-dependent dihydroorotate dehydrogenase produces the protein MFNLARKILFMMKPERAHHFTMSILVCLSYIPFALNFIKRSMGHLTNGVQSKRILGIEFPNIVGLAAGFDKDARYLKVWKKLGFGFVEVGTVTPKPQNGNPKPRLFRLVKDHALINRMGFNNQGVEAMKTRLKNRPQGLVVGGNIGKNKLTDNQFAANDYLICFEALYNYVDYFVINVSSPNTPGLRDLQSTNELEQIVTPILKARKDLDKQGKIHVPVLIKFAPDISDQQLTEIIHYINNTTVEGVVLTNTTISRTGLNTDTNEIESMGAGGLSGKPVFEKSTEILAKARQMLAQDKVIMGVGGIFSGKDALKKIEAGADLVQIYTGFVYKGPALIGDILKEIRDSSTKTQHS, from the coding sequence ATGTTTAACCTTGCAAGGAAAATCCTTTTTATGATGAAACCCGAAAGGGCACATCATTTCACCATGTCTATTTTGGTTTGTCTGAGTTATATCCCTTTTGCGCTTAATTTTATTAAGAGGTCTATGGGACATCTGACTAATGGTGTACAATCCAAGCGCATACTGGGTATTGAGTTTCCTAATATCGTGGGGTTAGCAGCAGGTTTTGACAAAGACGCCAGATATCTCAAGGTCTGGAAAAAGCTCGGATTTGGATTTGTTGAAGTTGGCACTGTAACTCCCAAGCCGCAAAATGGAAACCCCAAGCCCCGACTGTTCAGACTTGTAAAAGACCACGCACTTATCAACCGCATGGGTTTTAATAACCAAGGCGTGGAGGCAATGAAAACCAGATTGAAAAATCGCCCTCAGGGATTGGTCGTGGGAGGAAACATCGGAAAGAATAAGTTGACAGATAATCAATTTGCTGCAAATGACTATTTGATATGCTTCGAAGCACTTTATAATTATGTGGACTATTTTGTAATCAATGTAAGTTCACCCAATACACCGGGGTTGAGAGATTTGCAGAGTACCAATGAATTAGAACAAATTGTTACACCAATACTAAAAGCAAGAAAAGACCTTGATAAACAAGGAAAAATACACGTTCCTGTATTAATTAAATTTGCTCCGGACATTTCAGACCAACAGCTTACGGAAATTATTCACTATATCAATAATACCACAGTTGAAGGTGTAGTATTGACCAATACCACCATCAGCAGAACAGGACTAAATACAGATACAAATGAAATAGAGTCTATGGGAGCCGGTGGGTTGAGCGGTAAGCCGGTATTTGAAAAATCAACCGAAATTCTTGCCAAAGCTCGCCAAATGTTAGCTCAGGATAAGGTCATTATGGGTGTAGGCGGTATATTTTCAGGAAAAGATGCCCTTAAGAAAATAGAAGCAGGCGCAGACCTTGTTCAAATTTACACTGGCTTTGTCTATAAAGGACCTGCATTAATTGGCGATATATTAAAAGAAATTCGAGATTCATCAACTAAAACTCAACATTCATAA
- a CDS encoding succinate dehydrogenase cytochrome b subunit codes for MLFLVIHLLGNLQLLKHDGGYAFNTYAAFMTSNPLIKVVSWGTYIIILIHAIRGITLEITNKNKRSNKYVVAHYHRSTHWTARKMGLLGAIILLFIILHMSDFWWQYKFGETPWSKYTVELTTGNISSPSDVTGSGFTKYTRYTDASNASEIVIAKDLYKKVVETFSNIYFVLFYAISMLAIAFHLWHGFKSSFQSLGLNHPKYNPLIKGVGTAFSIIIPILFAIIPILMYFTHQ; via the coding sequence ATGCTTTTTCTCGTAATTCATTTATTGGGCAATCTTCAACTATTGAAACATGACGGGGGATATGCTTTCAACACTTACGCAGCTTTCATGACTTCCAATCCCCTAATTAAAGTTGTATCGTGGGGCACCTATATTATTATTCTAATTCATGCCATTAGAGGTATTACATTAGAAATAACCAACAAAAACAAGCGTTCCAATAAATATGTGGTAGCGCACTACCATAGGAGCACACATTGGACAGCGCGTAAAATGGGATTGTTAGGCGCCATTATTTTACTTTTTATCATCCTACACATGAGTGATTTCTGGTGGCAATATAAATTTGGAGAAACTCCTTGGTCTAAATACACTGTAGAACTGACTACAGGAAATATCAGTAGTCCATCAGATGTTACAGGAAGCGGTTTTACTAAATACACACGATATACAGATGCATCCAATGCAAGCGAAATTGTCATAGCAAAAGATTTATATAAGAAAGTAGTGGAGACATTCTCCAATATTTACTTTGTGTTATTTTATGCTATTTCTATGCTTGCCATAGCCTTTCACTTATGGCATGGATTCAAAAGTTCATTTCAGTCTCTTGGGCTTAATCACCCAAAATATAACCCATTAATCAAAGGTGTAGGAACAGCATTTTCAATCATTATTCCAATTCTCTTTGCCATCATTCCTATTCTTATGTATTTTACTCACCAATAA
- a CDS encoding fumarate reductase/succinate dehydrogenase flavoprotein subunit has translation MSENKLNSKVPEGPLADKWTNHKDHVRLVNPANRRSIDIIVVGTGLAGASAAASLAEMGYKVKTFCFQDSPRRAHSIAAQGGINAAKNYQNDGDSTYRLFYDTIKGGDYRSREANTYRLAEVSANIIDQCVAQGVPFAREYGGLLDNRSFGGVQVSRTFYAKGQTGQQLLLGAYSALNRQISKGNVTSYTRHEMLDLVVIDGKARGIIARNLITGEIEKHSAHAVALCTGGYGNVFFLSTNAMGSNATAAWKAHKKGAYMANPCYTQIHPTCIPVSGHYQSKLTLMSESLRNDGRIWVPKKKEDVEAIRNGSKKPKDIPADDRDYYLERRYPAFGNLVPRDVASRAAKERCDAGFGVNKTGEAVFLDFASSFERYGEVEAHVQGLHKASKEEIIALGKKVVEKKYGNLFQMYEKITAENPYETPMKIYPAVHYTMGGLWVDYNLMSTVQGLYVLGEANFSDHGANRLGASALMQGLADGYFVLPYTIGDYLADDIRTGKISTDLPEFVEAENKVKETIEKLFSIKGTESVDSFHKRLGKIMWDKCGMARNAQGLQEAINEIRALREEFWRNVRVTGTPNELNNELEKAMRVADFLELGELMCNDALNRSESCGGHFREESQTSEGEALRDDANFTFVSAWEFTGDPGKALLHKEELKFENIKLVQRSYK, from the coding sequence ATGAGCGAAAATAAATTAAATTCAAAAGTACCTGAAGGTCCATTAGCCGATAAGTGGACTAACCATAAAGACCATGTGCGACTTGTCAACCCTGCCAACAGACGTTCGATTGATATCATTGTAGTAGGCACAGGATTAGCCGGAGCATCAGCAGCTGCATCATTAGCAGAAATGGGTTACAAAGTGAAGACTTTTTGCTTCCAAGACTCACCACGCAGAGCGCACTCAATTGCCGCTCAAGGTGGTATCAACGCAGCTAAAAATTATCAAAATGACGGGGATTCCACCTACCGATTGTTTTATGATACAATCAAAGGTGGCGACTACCGTTCACGCGAAGCAAACACTTATCGATTAGCAGAGGTTTCTGCCAACATTATTGACCAATGCGTAGCGCAAGGAGTTCCTTTTGCCAGAGAATATGGAGGACTACTTGACAACCGCTCTTTTGGTGGCGTGCAAGTATCCAGAACTTTTTATGCAAAAGGCCAAACAGGGCAGCAATTATTGCTTGGCGCCTATTCTGCTCTCAACAGACAAATCAGCAAAGGAAATGTAACATCCTACACTCGCCATGAGATGCTTGATTTGGTAGTGATAGACGGCAAAGCACGCGGAATTATCGCCCGCAACTTGATCACTGGAGAAATCGAAAAACACTCTGCACATGCAGTGGCACTTTGTACCGGAGGTTATGGCAACGTATTTTTTCTTTCAACAAATGCAATGGGCTCAAATGCAACTGCCGCATGGAAAGCACACAAAAAAGGAGCTTATATGGCAAACCCTTGCTATACACAGATTCACCCCACTTGTATTCCTGTTTCAGGACATTACCAATCCAAATTGACCTTAATGTCTGAATCACTTAGAAACGATGGCAGAATTTGGGTTCCAAAAAAGAAAGAAGATGTTGAGGCAATTAGAAATGGCTCTAAAAAACCTAAAGATATTCCGGCTGATGATAGAGATTATTATTTAGAAAGACGCTACCCTGCTTTTGGAAATCTAGTACCCAGAGATGTTGCATCAAGAGCTGCCAAGGAAAGATGTGATGCGGGATTTGGAGTAAATAAGACAGGTGAAGCTGTATTTCTTGATTTTGCAAGTTCATTTGAGAGATATGGTGAAGTAGAAGCTCACGTACAAGGATTGCACAAAGCAAGCAAAGAAGAAATCATAGCTTTGGGTAAAAAGGTAGTAGAAAAAAAATACGGGAATCTTTTCCAGATGTATGAAAAAATTACGGCAGAAAACCCTTATGAAACACCGATGAAAATATACCCTGCTGTACATTACACTATGGGTGGCTTGTGGGTTGATTACAACTTAATGAGCACAGTTCAAGGGCTTTATGTATTGGGTGAAGCTAATTTCTCTGACCATGGAGCCAATCGATTAGGTGCCTCAGCCCTGATGCAAGGATTGGCAGACGGGTATTTTGTATTACCCTATACCATTGGAGATTACTTGGCTGACGACATCCGAACCGGTAAAATTTCTACCGACTTACCTGAATTTGTCGAAGCAGAAAATAAAGTGAAAGAAACGATTGAAAAGTTGTTTAGTATCAAAGGTACTGAATCCGTGGACAGCTTTCACAAACGTTTGGGCAAGATTATGTGGGATAAATGTGGCATGGCAAGAAATGCACAAGGCTTACAAGAAGCCATCAATGAGATTCGAGCATTGAGAGAAGAGTTCTGGCGCAATGTTCGCGTAACCGGCACGCCCAACGAATTGAACAACGAACTTGAAAAAGCAATGCGTGTAGCAGATTTTCTCGAATTAGGAGAGTTAATGTGTAATGACGCATTGAATCGTAGCGAATCTTGCGGAGGACATTTTAGGGAGGAGTCTCAAACATCCGAAGGAGAAGCATTGAGAGATGATGCAAACTTTACGTTTGTTTCTGCATGGGAATTCACCGGAGACCCTGGCAAAGCGTTGCTACACAAAGAAGAATTAAAATTTGAAAACATTAAATTAGTCCAAAGGAGTTATAAATAA
- a CDS encoding succinate dehydrogenase/fumarate reductase iron-sulfur subunit, with product MKLTLKIWRQKNTNTNGSMQTYQVDHISDDMSFLEMIDVLNEDLVAKNDDPVAFDHDCREGICGMCSMVINGQPHGPGKAITTCQLHMREFKDGETIFIEPFRADSFPIVKDLVVDRSAFDRIQQAGGFVSVNTSGNTIDANSIPVPKDNADTAFDSATCIGCGACVAACKNSSAILFVSAKVSQFALLPQGETERKERVLKMVEQMDKEGFGSCTNIGDCAAECPKEISLENIARLNREYLSASLKSK from the coding sequence ATGAAATTAACATTAAAAATCTGGAGACAGAAAAATACAAATACCAATGGTTCAATGCAAACCTATCAGGTTGACCATATTTCTGATGATATGTCTTTCCTTGAAATGATAGATGTATTGAATGAAGATTTAGTAGCCAAAAATGACGATCCGGTTGCTTTCGACCACGATTGTCGCGAAGGCATTTGCGGAATGTGTTCTATGGTTATCAACGGACAACCGCATGGACCCGGCAAGGCAATAACCACATGTCAGTTGCACATGAGAGAGTTCAAAGATGGAGAAACAATTTTTATTGAGCCTTTTCGTGCTGATTCATTTCCAATTGTAAAAGACCTTGTTGTTGACCGCTCAGCATTTGACCGAATTCAGCAAGCAGGGGGGTTCGTTTCTGTAAACACAAGCGGAAACACTATTGACGCTAATTCCATCCCCGTCCCAAAAGACAATGCCGACACTGCATTTGACTCAGCCACTTGTATTGGTTGCGGTGCTTGTGTAGCAGCATGTAAGAATTCATCAGCTATTCTTTTTGTAAGTGCTAAGGTTTCGCAATTTGCTTTGTTGCCGCAAGGCGAAACTGAAAGAAAAGAAAGAGTGCTCAAAATGGTTGAACAGATGGATAAAGAAGGCTTTGGCTCATGTACAAACATTGGTGATTGTGCCGCAGAATGTCCAAAAGAAATAAGCTTGGAAAACATTGCAAGACTTAACAGAGAGTATCTTTCAGCTTCTTTAAAGAGTAAATAG
- a CDS encoding glycosyltransferase family 39 protein produces the protein MSINTLFAIGFALLNFIFKILYLDSNSLAGDEPFSVYHAQMDVPSIISELLAGNNPPLYELILHFWIRSFGISEFAVRFPSLIFNSIGCFFIFKIGSQFFNLRTGIVAAFLFVFSNYQIFFAHEARTYALMGMFTIISMYCFLNLILKTTHRTGATFIALLAADILLIYSHYFGFFVLFIQFFMIIIDSELRNKFGKYLWIGCAIITLFYLPNIPVIMHRFFASSTGTWVKAPTGISDLYIMLWQFSNAPIVAVSLILLFLTTLTKYIFREKLKSILPQSRLIIFWFCIPFFLMFIISFKIPMFMDRYLMIAASAFTLLIAICINYLFINKKWVMAASLLICILFAITSKPNITNKRDIKFAVEKVKTLKSPHSIVFVSPDWIELGFLYYYNIDYFKTTKINKISQVLMQDNIYPIKDISRISPILLNKADKVIFMDAASEFSYPNNKIKETLESFLSLKSKTHFKEIFDIYEFEKQ, from the coding sequence ATGTCAATAAACACACTATTCGCCATAGGTTTTGCACTGCTTAATTTTATCTTTAAAATACTTTATTTAGATTCAAATTCCCTTGCCGGAGATGAGCCTTTTAGTGTCTATCATGCGCAAATGGATGTACCGTCCATTATTAGCGAATTACTGGCAGGCAACAACCCTCCTTTGTATGAGCTTATTCTCCATTTTTGGATTCGCAGTTTTGGAATTTCAGAATTTGCTGTCAGATTTCCATCGCTGATTTTCAACTCTATAGGATGTTTTTTTATTTTTAAAATAGGTTCGCAGTTTTTCAACCTCAGAACAGGAATTGTAGCAGCTTTTTTATTCGTCTTTTCCAATTATCAAATCTTTTTTGCACACGAGGCTCGAACATACGCACTAATGGGGATGTTCACAATCATCTCGATGTATTGTTTCCTGAATTTAATTCTAAAAACAACCCATAGAACCGGAGCAACTTTCATAGCCTTACTTGCCGCAGACATCTTGTTAATTTACAGCCATTATTTTGGTTTTTTTGTTCTTTTCATTCAGTTTTTCATGATTATTATTGACTCCGAGCTGAGAAATAAATTCGGCAAATATCTCTGGATTGGCTGTGCTATTATAACACTATTTTATCTTCCGAATATTCCGGTAATCATGCACAGATTCTTTGCTTCATCGACCGGCACTTGGGTAAAGGCACCTACAGGAATCAGTGACTTGTACATTATGTTATGGCAATTTTCCAACGCTCCGATTGTTGCAGTGTCGCTCATTTTACTTTTCTTAACCACCCTAACAAAATACATTTTTCGGGAAAAATTAAAATCAATCTTACCACAAAGCAGGCTCATTATATTTTGGTTTTGTATTCCTTTCTTTCTCATGTTCATTATTTCATTTAAGATTCCTATGTTTATGGATAGGTATTTAATGATAGCTGCGAGCGCCTTCACCTTACTTATTGCAATTTGTATAAACTATCTTTTTATAAACAAAAAATGGGTCATGGCTGCTTCTCTATTGATATGCATTTTATTTGCAATTACCTCAAAACCCAATATTACCAATAAAAGAGATATAAAATTTGCAGTTGAGAAAGTAAAAACACTAAAAAGCCCACACTCCATTGTTTTTGTAAGTCCTGACTGGATAGAATTAGGGTTTCTATATTATTACAATATAGACTACTTCAAGACTACTAAAATTAATAAAATCAGCCAAGTATTAATGCAAGACAATATCTATCCTATCAAGGATATTAGCCGCATATCGCCTATTTTGCTTAACAAAGCAGATAAAGTAATATTTATGGATGCAGCGTCTGAATTTTCATATCCCAACAATAAAATTAAGGAAACGTTAGAAAGTTTCTTATCACTTAAGAGTAAAACTCATTTCAAAGAAATCTTTGATATCTATGAGTTTGAAAAACAATAA